In one Streptomyces marincola genomic region, the following are encoded:
- the solA gene encoding N-methyl-L-tryptophan oxidase has translation MDADIAVIGLGAMGSMTAWQLARSGASVLGFEQYGLGHDRGASAGESRLFRMAYHEGAAYVPMLRRARALWQELSDSSGLPLFRPTGCLSIGLPELPQMRRVRESVDEHGLDHEILDPDVLAARYPQHRVHDGEIGILDAGGGVLRPELAVLAACAQAQRHGARLLPHTPVENVRFEDDRVRITAAGTEYTARTVVFTAGPWSRQLVPGLAPHLTLRPLVLTWFAPTGDPAEWAPERFPAFIRDTDGVHLFGVPMMDGMSVKTGFADAFGDLSGTDEYTRDLDERRLRPIGEAVRSFLPGLHPDPVRYSVYMDAYTSDRTAVVDRVPGTERALVLAGFSGHGFKLAPAFGRIAADLALRGGTDLDLGAMSAARFTAA, from the coding sequence GTGGACGCCGACATCGCAGTGATCGGTCTGGGCGCCATGGGCTCCATGACCGCCTGGCAACTGGCACGGTCCGGCGCGTCCGTGCTCGGCTTCGAGCAGTACGGCCTCGGGCACGACCGGGGCGCGTCGGCGGGCGAGTCCCGCCTGTTCCGCATGGCCTACCACGAGGGCGCCGCCTACGTGCCGATGCTGCGCCGGGCCCGCGCCCTGTGGCAGGAGCTGTCCGACAGCTCGGGGCTGCCGCTGTTCCGGCCCACCGGCTGCCTGTCGATCGGCCTGCCGGAACTGCCGCAGATGCGGCGCGTGCGGGAGTCGGTGGACGAGCACGGCCTCGACCACGAGATCCTCGACCCCGACGTGCTCGCGGCCCGCTACCCGCAGCACCGCGTGCACGACGGCGAGATCGGCATCCTGGACGCGGGCGGCGGCGTCCTGCGGCCGGAGCTGGCCGTCCTCGCCGCCTGCGCGCAGGCGCAGCGGCACGGCGCGCGGCTGCTGCCGCACACTCCGGTGGAGAACGTGCGGTTCGAGGACGACCGGGTGAGGATCACCGCGGCCGGCACCGAGTACACCGCGCGCACCGTGGTCTTCACGGCCGGTCCGTGGAGCAGGCAGCTCGTGCCCGGCCTCGCGCCGCACCTGACGCTGCGCCCGCTGGTCCTGACCTGGTTCGCGCCCACGGGCGACCCGGCGGAATGGGCGCCGGAGCGGTTCCCCGCATTCATCCGCGACACCGACGGCGTCCACCTGTTCGGCGTGCCGATGATGGACGGGATGTCGGTCAAGACGGGCTTCGCCGACGCGTTCGGCGACCTGTCCGGCACGGACGAGTACACCCGCGACCTCGACGAACGGCGGCTGCGCCCGATAGGCGAGGCCGTGCGCAGTTTCCTGCCCGGCCTGCACCCCGACCCGGTCCGCTACAGCGTCTACATGGACGCGTACACCAGCGACCGCACCGCCGTCGTCGACCGGGTGCCCGGCACAGAACGCGCCCTGGTGCTGGCCGGCTTCTCCGGCCACGGCTTCAAGCTGGCCCCCGCGTTCGGCCGGATCGCGGCGGACCTGGCGCTGCGGGGCGGCACGGACCTGGATCTGGGCGCCATGTCGGCCGCGCGGTTCACCGCGGCCTGA
- a CDS encoding sodium/glutamate symporter translates to MDYTPWSLLSDAGLIAALLVTGTIARARLVFVQRLMLPSSVIAGGLGLLLGPEVLDILPFSDQLGTYSSVLIVAVFACLALSSDSGFGAFGKSTGSFSLYSIGMYAVQVGIGLAFALILLGPVWGTPDAFGTLLFAGWAGGFGTAAALGTAFEDDGWQEATSLGFTSATVGMLVGIVGGIIITNWGARRGHAGGVGPFAGLPEELRSGLIREEKDRTATGRATTSAVSIEPLALQVSLVAAVAAAAYGLSEWVGDLWPDFAVPVFAVAFLVGLVLRLAVGRTPAWRYVDPQTIKSVSGSATDVLIVCGIASIVPSFVADYLAPLLLLFAAGLAVCLFLFLVVAPRVFDRHWFERALFTWGWATGSVSTGVALLRMSDPKLKTRTLDEFGLAYLPLAPVETLTVTLTPTIIAAGAVWALAGGYTVLGLVTCALALLLARGALRAARGGGPEGPRGGGTAGTP, encoded by the coding sequence ATGGATTACACGCCCTGGTCACTTCTCAGTGACGCCGGACTCATCGCGGCCCTGCTCGTCACCGGAACGATCGCCCGCGCCCGGCTGGTTTTCGTGCAGCGGCTGATGCTGCCGTCCAGCGTCATCGCCGGAGGGCTCGGCCTGCTGCTCGGCCCTGAAGTCCTCGATATCCTGCCGTTCTCCGACCAGTTGGGCACCTATTCCTCCGTGCTCATCGTCGCCGTATTCGCGTGCCTCGCGTTGTCGAGCGACAGCGGGTTCGGCGCCTTCGGGAAGTCGACGGGGAGTTTTTCCCTCTATTCCATCGGCATGTATGCGGTGCAGGTCGGTATCGGCCTGGCTTTCGCGCTGATTCTGCTCGGCCCCGTCTGGGGAACCCCGGACGCGTTCGGCACCCTGCTATTCGCGGGCTGGGCGGGCGGATTCGGGACCGCGGCGGCGCTCGGCACGGCGTTCGAGGACGACGGCTGGCAGGAGGCCACCTCGCTCGGCTTCACCTCCGCGACCGTCGGCATGCTCGTGGGCATCGTCGGCGGCATCATCATCACCAACTGGGGTGCGCGCCGCGGGCACGCGGGCGGTGTGGGCCCGTTCGCCGGGCTGCCGGAGGAACTGCGCTCCGGCCTGATCCGCGAGGAGAAGGACAGGACCGCCACCGGCCGGGCCACGACCTCGGCGGTGTCCATCGAGCCGCTGGCCCTCCAGGTGTCGCTGGTGGCCGCGGTCGCGGCGGCGGCGTACGGGCTGTCGGAGTGGGTCGGGGACCTGTGGCCCGACTTCGCGGTGCCGGTGTTCGCCGTCGCGTTCCTCGTCGGTCTCGTGCTGCGCCTCGCGGTCGGCCGCACCCCCGCCTGGCGCTACGTCGACCCCCAGACGATCAAAAGTGTGTCCGGATCGGCCACCGACGTGCTGATCGTGTGCGGCATCGCCTCCATCGTGCCCAGCTTCGTGGCCGACTACCTGGCTCCGCTGCTCCTGCTGTTCGCGGCCGGTCTTGCCGTGTGCCTGTTCCTGTTCCTCGTCGTGGCGCCGCGCGTGTTCGACCGGCACTGGTTCGAGAGGGCGCTGTTCACCTGGGGCTGGGCGACCGGATCGGTGTCCACGGGCGTGGCCCTGCTGCGCATGAGCGACCCGAAGCTGAAGACCCGGACCCTCGACGAGTTCGGCCTCGCCTACCTGCCGCTCGCGCCGGTGGAGACGCTGACGGTCACGCTGACCCCCACCATCATCGCCGCGGGCGCCGTCTGGGCGCTGGCCGGCGGCTACACCGTGCTCGGCCTCGTGACCTGCGCACTCGCCCTGCTGCTCGCGCGCGGCGCGCTGCGTGCCGCGCGCGGCGGCGGCCCGGAAGGCCCCCGGGGCGGCGGGACCGCGGGGACGCCCTGA
- a CDS encoding MFS transporter → MTNAPHPAGREGERSGPGRWIALGVLVLAVLLVAVDATVLGLATPYLSEDLQPSGTQLLWIGDSYSFVLAGLLISMGSLGDRIGRKRLLLIGATAFGLVSVLNAYAHTPEAMIAARALLGVAGATLMPSTLALIRNLFPDPRERSLAIGIWSAAASAGLALGPIVGGALLEHFWWGSVFLINLPVMAVLVVVGAMLLPESRTPSPGPWDLPSVLLSLIGMGCVVYAIKEAAADGFVWPTLAAGLVGATALVLFVRRQRGLPAPLVDVGLFRHRGFSGAVLADLLTILGLSGLLFFLSQYLQLVQGRGPMEAGIAELPAAAGAVAAGLVAGAAARRVSVRAVVSTGLAVIGLALAALTTIGQATGYPLLGTVLLLVGFGTGLSFTVTADVILTAVPKEQAGAASAVSETAYELGAALGIALLGSVVTNVYQDFTGPVGTPEGAHESLGGAVVAAAHMPADAAGALLDAARASFVEGVALAAGVGAALLLVAAAAAWFLLRGQRLGDEPVRH, encoded by the coding sequence GTGACGAACGCGCCGCACCCGGCCGGCCGGGAGGGCGAGCGGTCGGGCCCCGGGCGCTGGATAGCCCTGGGCGTCCTGGTCCTCGCGGTGCTGCTCGTGGCAGTGGACGCCACCGTTCTGGGACTGGCCACGCCCTACCTCAGCGAGGACTTGCAGCCCTCGGGCACCCAGCTGCTGTGGATCGGCGACTCCTACTCGTTCGTGCTCGCCGGCCTGCTCATCTCCATGGGCAGCCTGGGCGACCGCATCGGCCGCAAGCGCCTGCTGCTGATCGGCGCCACCGCGTTCGGGCTGGTCTCGGTGCTCAACGCCTACGCGCACACGCCCGAGGCGATGATCGCCGCCCGCGCGCTGCTCGGGGTCGCCGGCGCCACGCTGATGCCCTCAACCCTCGCGCTGATCCGCAACCTCTTCCCCGACCCACGCGAACGCAGTCTCGCCATCGGCATCTGGAGCGCCGCCGCCTCCGCGGGTCTCGCGCTGGGGCCGATCGTCGGCGGCGCGCTGCTCGAACACTTCTGGTGGGGCTCGGTGTTCCTGATCAACCTGCCCGTGATGGCGGTGCTGGTCGTCGTCGGGGCCATGCTGCTGCCGGAGTCGCGCACCCCCTCGCCCGGTCCTTGGGACCTGCCGAGCGTCCTCCTGTCGCTGATCGGGATGGGCTGCGTCGTCTACGCGATCAAGGAGGCCGCCGCCGACGGGTTCGTGTGGCCCACGCTCGCGGCGGGCCTGGTGGGCGCCACCGCCCTCGTCCTGTTCGTCCGGCGCCAGCGCGGGCTGCCGGCCCCGCTGGTGGACGTCGGGCTGTTCCGGCACCGCGGGTTCAGCGGCGCCGTCCTGGCGGACCTGCTGACCATCCTCGGGCTGTCGGGACTGCTGTTCTTCCTCTCCCAGTACCTGCAACTCGTCCAGGGCAGGGGCCCCATGGAGGCGGGCATCGCGGAACTGCCCGCCGCCGCGGGCGCGGTGGCCGCCGGGCTGGTCGCCGGTGCCGCGGCGCGGCGGGTCTCGGTGCGCGCGGTCGTGTCGACCGGGCTGGCCGTGATCGGCCTGGCCCTGGCCGCGCTGACCACGATCGGCCAGGCCACCGGCTATCCCCTGCTCGGCACCGTCCTGCTGCTCGTCGGCTTCGGCACCGGACTGTCGTTCACGGTCACCGCCGACGTCATCCTCACCGCCGTGCCCAAGGAGCAGGCGGGCGCCGCGTCGGCCGTCTCCGAGACCGCGTACGAACTGGGCGCCGCCCTGGGGATCGCCCTGCTCGGGTCCGTCGTCACCAACGTCTACCAGGACTTCACCGGACCGGTCGGCACGCCGGAGGGGGCGCACGAGTCGCTCGGCGGGGCCGTCGTGGCCGCGGCCCACATGCCCGCCGACGCGGCCGGGGCGCTGCTCGACGCGGCTCGCGCGTCGTTCGTCGAGGGGGTGGCCCTGGCCGCCGGCGTCGGCGCCGCCCTGCTGCTCGTGGCTGCTGCCGCCGCCTGGTTCCTGCTGCGCGGCCAGCGGCTGGGCGACGAACCCGTCCGGCACTGA
- a CDS encoding TetR/AcrR family transcriptional regulator — translation MAFDRDHVLRVAADLLARRATATMEEVARAAGVSRATLNRHFAGRDALVRALEELGIAECEAALDAARLGEGTATDAVRRLVREVQPCTGLLTFLYSENQLFEGEEQNAGWARIDERVNALFRRGQESGEFRIDLSVAWLTEALYGLLGAATWATLEGRVARNDFSRMVVELLLGGATRKDTP, via the coding sequence ATGGCTTTCGATCGTGATCACGTGCTGCGGGTGGCCGCCGATCTGCTGGCGCGGCGCGCCACGGCGACCATGGAAGAGGTCGCCAGGGCCGCCGGAGTCAGCAGAGCCACGCTGAACCGGCACTTCGCGGGGCGCGACGCCCTCGTCCGCGCCCTGGAGGAGCTGGGCATCGCCGAGTGCGAGGCGGCGCTCGACGCGGCGCGCCTCGGCGAGGGCACGGCCACGGACGCGGTGCGCCGCCTGGTCCGCGAGGTCCAGCCCTGCACGGGCCTGCTCACGTTCCTCTACTCCGAGAACCAGCTGTTCGAGGGCGAGGAGCAGAACGCGGGCTGGGCCCGCATCGACGAGCGGGTCAACGCCCTGTTCCGCAGGGGCCAGGAGAGCGGCGAGTTCCGCATCGACCTGAGCGTGGCGTGGCTCACCGAGGCCCTGTACGGCCTGCTGGGCGCCGCCACCTGGGCCACCCTTGAGGGCCGCGTGGCCCGCAACGACTTCTCCCGCATGGTCGTCGAGCTGCTGCTCGGCGGCGCGACACGAAAGGACACACCGTGA